The following coding sequences are from one Deinococcus humi window:
- a CDS encoding type IV secretory system conjugative DNA transfer family protein, whose product MIVSLPMFLLRVLMYYAAGLVAVFGLITGNVLWSVVAAGLGLFGTWFFAGKDARFRAMYNAHWATPQEIKDATVDFRKLSGSEVMLGFAYNKPLALRQGLAGRKEVGHVLVVGPSRTGKGLHASANLLNWRGSVVTIDIKGEFYNATAGFRAQEFGQEVYVLNPSTGAKSNQFDPFAERDTPEQLQATAEAILNPDADGSNSAFARRASFALVAMMMVAKEKNDAVLPFVRECLRMGAEKSLCMLEEMTTNPYVHENLVFFLSCLPSEYTWDGFSNDKFANNSWVNLISKMKYLLSQGIIEMTSGSDFKATDLLRKPTSLYMVFRESDLKYTVHSFSAVILAIIEAIIKEYDAHPNDEFEPIMFILDEAGRITVPMLDELISTVAGRGMIALVYVQALAQLTKRYTEEGADTIKANTHTKIYFTPKDEETAKYLSSNGGKYMIEDQRTSKGDESGSDTVGFTPRELITADEALKMEVGRCIIASNEFEYIAGYRMEPFVMPNFNKARRIPPPPVKDKAAAQRMAAPVKPKAEAPAPVGPANFDAVAQLGATLGLTLDDAPDLLADDDSADFACPRPVPPGAAQPTGVNQQFLEPED is encoded by the coding sequence ATGATTGTCAGTCTGCCGATGTTCCTGCTGAGGGTCCTCATGTACTACGCGGCGGGCCTGGTGGCCGTGTTCGGGCTCATCACTGGGAATGTACTGTGGTCTGTGGTGGCCGCGGGATTGGGTCTGTTTGGCACCTGGTTTTTTGCCGGGAAAGACGCGCGTTTCCGGGCCATGTACAACGCCCACTGGGCGACACCGCAGGAGATCAAAGACGCCACAGTGGATTTCCGCAAGCTGAGTGGGTCAGAGGTCATGCTGGGCTTTGCCTACAACAAGCCGCTGGCCCTGCGGCAAGGGTTGGCTGGCCGCAAAGAGGTGGGGCACGTGCTGGTGGTGGGGCCGAGCCGCACAGGGAAGGGCCTGCACGCCAGCGCCAACTTGCTCAACTGGCGGGGCAGTGTTGTGACCATCGACATCAAAGGGGAGTTCTACAACGCCACAGCCGGTTTCCGGGCGCAGGAGTTTGGGCAGGAAGTATACGTTCTCAACCCGTCCACCGGGGCCAAGAGCAATCAGTTTGATCCTTTCGCCGAGCGTGACACGCCTGAGCAGTTGCAGGCGACTGCTGAAGCAATCCTGAATCCTGATGCTGATGGCAGCAACAGCGCCTTTGCCCGGCGCGCGAGCTTCGCGCTGGTGGCGATGATGATGGTGGCGAAGGAGAAGAACGACGCGGTCCTGCCTTTTGTGCGGGAATGCCTGCGGATGGGGGCGGAGAAGTCGCTCTGCATGTTGGAGGAGATGACGACGAATCCCTACGTGCATGAAAACCTAGTGTTCTTCCTGAGCTGCTTGCCGAGTGAGTACACCTGGGATGGATTCAGCAACGACAAGTTTGCGAACAACAGTTGGGTAAACCTCATCTCGAAGATGAAGTACCTGCTCTCCCAGGGCATCATTGAGATGACCAGTGGCAGTGACTTCAAAGCCACGGACCTGTTGCGTAAGCCAACCTCGCTGTACATGGTGTTCCGCGAGAGTGATCTGAAGTACACGGTGCACAGCTTCAGTGCGGTGATTCTGGCAATCATTGAAGCGATCATCAAAGAGTACGACGCCCACCCTAACGATGAGTTTGAGCCCATCATGTTTATCCTCGACGAGGCAGGCCGGATCACGGTGCCGATGCTGGACGAGCTGATCTCTACGGTGGCCGGACGCGGCATGATCGCCCTTGTGTATGTGCAGGCCCTCGCGCAGCTGACCAAGCGCTACACCGAGGAAGGTGCAGATACCATCAAGGCCAACACCCACACGAAGATCTACTTCACGCCGAAGGACGAGGAGACTGCGAAGTACCTCAGCAGCAACGGTGGAAAGTACATGATCGAGGACCAGCGGACCAGCAAAGGGGATGAGAGTGGCAGCGATACGGTGGGCTTCACACCCCGCGAGCTGATCACCGCAGATGAAGCCCTGAAGATGGAAGTGGGCCGGTGCATCATCGCCAGCAACGAGTTTGAGTACATCGCTGGGTACCGCATGGAGCCGTTTGTCATGCCGAACTTCAACAAGGCGCGGCGCATCCCACCGCCTCCAGTGAAGGACAAGGCAGCGGCGCAGCGCATGGCGGCTCCAGTGAAACCGAAAGCCGAAGCGCCTGCACCAGTTGGTCCCGCAAACTTTGACGCGGTGGCTCAGTTGGGGGCGACGTTGGGGCTGACGCTGGATGATGCGCCGGACCTTCTAGCAGATGACGATAGCGCCGACTTTGCCTGTCCGCGTCCCGTGCCTCCGGGGGCCGCTCAACCAACGGGGGTCAATCAGCAGTTCCTTGAACCAGAGGACTAA